GAATAACTACCTTTTTTTCCATCAGCAAGGCAGCAGCGAAGTAAGATGCGCGGTAATTATTCAGTAGCTCTTCAAAGGTGCCCGGGGCTTGGGGCGGTGTTTCCTGCGGACGTTCTTCTATTGCTAAGTACTGAAATGCTAGCTCTCGGGCCATTAGAAAATTTTCTTGCGCCCGAGTAAGTCGCTGATTAATCAGCAGCAACTTTCGTTTAGTGTGGTACAGCGAACGAACGTGCTGAAGAATAGGGTGCTGGGTTAGCTCGGTACGGTCAATCTGTACCCCGAAGTGTTCCTTCAAAGCGATTTCCAGCGATTGTGATACCACAGGTACGGCAGTAGGGAAAGAGTATTCTACCCGAAATTGAGCTACGGATGCTTCTATATCCGGAAAGTAATTATCGTACAAGTCTTGGTAAGCCCGTAAAGCTACTCCGTAAAATTGCTCCGTTCGCATTTCGTAGTTTCGGGCCAACTGAAGCAGGGTGCTTAAGAAAGCGTTAATCTTTTCTGGTGCCGCAGAAATTAGTTCAATAATTTTTTGAGCATCCAATCCAAACATCTCCAGCGGAAATTCGCGGAAGAATTCAGACTGCATTACGCGGACTATTGGTGCCAAACGTTTAGAAACCCGCAAGGAAACCAATTGATCGTATTCTACCCCCAATGCTTGAGCTAATTGCAAAATTTTATCACCCTTAGGGTACTTTTTACCCTTCTCAATTTCGCTTAAATAAGAAACAGACAGGCCAGTGGCGGCTGAAAGCTCTTGAAATGATAAATCATTTTCTAGACGTAACTCTCTGACTTTCAGTCCAAAAATAAATTTTAGGCTGCTTTGCTCATCAATCATACTGAAAAATAAAGAAAATTTGTGAAAAAATATTATTAGCGAAATTTCGCTGAATGAAAAAATTTACTATATTTGTATTGTTCGCTAACTATTTAGAACTTAGAAAACTGAACCGTTATGCAAGAGACTGTAGAAAATACCACCCACGAAGCCATGACCATTACTGCGAACATAACTAATGCTTATGCTGAAATTCTTACCTCGGAAGCTACTGAATTTTTAGTACAGCTACACCGTCAGTTCGATGCCGAACGACAGAGCTTATTAGCTAAGCGGGAAGAGCGACAAGCAGCGATTGATGCAGGTACTTTACCTGATTTTCTTTCCGAAACCAAAGAAATTCGTGAGAGCGACTGGACGGTGGCGAAGCTGCCCGAAGACTTACTCGACCGACGGGTAGAAATTACTGGGCCAGTAGATCGGAAGATGATTATCAATGCGCTGAACTCCGGAGCCAATATGTTTATGGCTGACTTGGAGGATAGTAACTCACCCTCCTGGAAAAATATCATTGAAGGGCAAATCAATTTGCGCGATGCCGTTCGCCGAACTATTTCGTTCACTAACCCCAAAAATGGAAAAGAGTATTCCTTGAACGATGAAGTTGCCACATTGCTGGTTAGACCGCGTGGATGGCACTTACTCGAGAAGAATATCTTGGTAGATTGCGAACCCATGAGCGGTAGCTTGGTCGACTTTGGCCTGTATTTCTTTCATAATGCGAAGTATCTATTGGAAAATGGCAGTGGCCCGTACTTCTATCTTCCTAAGATGGAAAGCCACCTGGAAGCTCGGCTGTGGAATAAAGTATTTGTCTTTGCTCAAGACCATCTGAATATTCCGCAGGGCTCGATTAAAGCTACAGTGCTGATCGAGACTATCTTGGCCAGCTTTGAACTGCACGAAATTCTGTACGAACTACGGGAGCACTCGGCAGGACTAAATTGCGGTCGCTGGGACTATATTTTCTCCTTCATCAAGCGGTTCCGTAACCGTCCGGGCTTTGTATTGCCCGATCGTTCACAAGTTACTATGAGTGTATCGTTTATGCGAGCGTATTCGCTGCTGGTTATTCAAACGTGTCACCGTCGCGGCGTGCACGCGATGGGTGGAATGGCGGCTCAAATTCCGATTAAGAATGACGAGGAGGCCAACCAGCGAGCCATAGAAAAGGTTCGACAAGATAAACTTACTGAGGTGCAAAACGGTCACGATGGTACTTGGGTGGCCCACCCCGGACTAGTATCGGTAGCGAAAGAAATATTTGACGAGCATATGCCGACTGAAAATCAGATTGGTAAAAAACGTGATGATCTCACTATTCAAGCCACAGATTTGATCGAGCTGCCCGAAGGTACAATCACCGAAAATGGGTTGCGAATGAATATTAACGTGGGCATTCTCTACGTGGAAAGCTGGCTAAGGGGCAACGGAGCTGCTGCGATCTATCATCTGATGGAAGATGCCGCTACGGCTGAGATTTCCCGAACCCAAATTTGGCAGTGGATTAAGAATGAGGCAAAGTTAGACGATGGACGCACTATTACCTACGAACTATACGAGCAACTAAAAGCGGAAGAGCTAGAAGAAATTAAGGATTATCTAGGAAAAGAAGCGTACCACCAAGGTCGCTTCCCGGAAGCTATCGACATCTTCGATCGGCTTGTTTACAGCAAAGATTTTATTGAGTTTCTCACCGTACCTGCTTACGAACTGATCTAAGCAGCCAAGTAAAAGTCGCTACTAAATGTAATAGTCAACGGAGCACATTTCCCTAAGCTGTGCCTGGGAGCTTCGTTGCAAAAATATAATCGCTAAATCGGCGATACTGGGAATGGTATTTCCCATTTCTAAAATTACTCAATCAATTTAATACACTTTTAAACGTGAAAACTATGGAAACCTCCAACACCCCCAATCTGCTGCAAGACTGGACTACAAACCCTCGCTGGAAGGGCATTGAACGCCCGTACACTGCCGAAGATGTACTAAAGCTACGGGGTTCGGTAAACATTGAGTACACGCTAGCCCGAAACGGCGCTGAGAAGTTCTGGAAAAAGCTAACCTCACAACCATTTATCGCCGGACTTGGTGCCCTCACTGGTAACCAAGCAGTACAGGAAGTAACCGCCGGACTGGAAGCAATCTACCTTAGTGGCTGGCAAGTGGCTGCCGATGCTAATCTGGCGGGTGAAATGTACCCCGATCAATCATTGTACCCCGCCAATTCTGTTCCTAGCGTTGTAAAGCGAATCAACAATGCTTTGCTTCGTCGCGATCAGATTCAATCAGTAACTGGCGAAAGCGATATTGATTGGATGGTTCCTATCATTGCGGATGCTGAAGCAGGATTTGGTGGAAACCTGAATGCTTTTGAATTGATGAAATCATTGATAGAAGCGGGAGCAGCGGCAGCTCACTACGAAGATCAGTTATCCTCAGCCAAAAAATGTGGCCACTTGGGTGGAAAAGTACTGGTACCTACCCAAGAAGCCATTAATAAACTGGTTGCTGCCCGCCTAGCTGCCGACGTAATGGGAGTTCCTACGGTACTTATCGCCCGAACGGATGCTGATGCCGCCACGCTAATTACTTCCAATATTGATGAGAGCGATCATCGTTTTATCACCGGAGAGCGCACTAGCGAAGGGTTCTTTCATGTGAACAATGGTATTGAGCAGGGTATTGCCCGCGGACTGTCTTACGCCCCGTACTCCGATCTGATTTGGATGGAAACATCTAACCCCGATCTAGGGTATGCCCGCGAGTTTGCGGAAGCGATTCACGAAAAATATCCGGGTAAAATGCTAGCGTACAATTGCTCTCCTTCCTTCAACTGGGCGGCCAATTTGAGTCAGGCCGAGATGGAAACGTTCCGAGAAGAGCTAGCCGAGATGGGATACAAATTCCAGTTCATTACACTAGCTGGTTTCCACGCGCTGAATACTTCTATGTTTGAGTTATCCAAGGCATACCGAGAACGAGGTATGGCGGGCTACTCCGCACTACAAGAGCGGGAGTTCGCTCTGCAAGGAGATGGCTTCCGAGCCGTAAAGCACCAAGCATTCGTAGGAACGGGCTACTTCGATGCTATTCAAAATCTGGTACAAGGTGGAAAATCTTCTACCACTGCCATGGAAGGTAGCACCGAAACCGCTCAGTTTACCCAATAGAAAATGAATGATGAGTAATGAATAATGAATGATAAAGCAGTGGGCTTAGAGTAGGAGGGGGAGTCTCCTAGTATCAGTCCCATTGCTTACAGCCATTACTCATCAATCATCACTCACTATACACTATTAAAGATATAACCATGACTGATGTAATGAATTCTCCATCCGTAAAAGCGAATCGTGATGTAAGTCTTATTGAGCGAATTCCTCCGATTAATCTTCGCTATCAGCTTTCGCCTACTGAATTGGTAGAAGAAGCCTTGGAAAATAAGGAGGGACAACTAACGAGTACCGGAGCACTGATGTGCGACACTGGACAGTTTACTGGGCGCTCGCCCAAAGACCGTTACTTGGTTAAAGATGCAATAACCGAGAATGAAGTGTGGTGGGGCGACATCAATCAACCTTTTGACCCGGATAAATTTGACAGCTTGCAACAACGTATGGTAAAGGAGTTGCAAAATAAGAAGGTGTACGTACGCGATGCTTACGCTTGTGCTGAATCGGCTTACCAACTCAACATCCGGGTGTTTACTACCCAAGCGTGGCATAATCTGTTTTGCTACAATATGTTTCTCCGACCAACTGAAAGCGAGTTGCAGGCTTTTGTACCCGAGTTCACTATTATTCATATTCCGGAATTCAAAGCTAACCCCGAGACAGACGGCACGCGACAGGAGAACTTTGCTATTATCAACCTGAAAAAGAATATGATTCTGATTGGGGGCACAGGCTACGCGGGTGAGATAAAAAAAGGAATTTTTTCGGTACTGAATTTTCGGTTGCCCCTACGAGAAAAGGTACTATCTATGCACTGCTCAGCTAATCAGGGTAAGAAAGGCGATACTGCGCTCTTCTTTGGCCTGTCTGGCACGGGTAAAACCACCCTTTCAGCTGACCCGGATCGCAACCTTATTGGGGATGATGAGCACGGTTGGGCTGAAGACAGTATCTTTAATTTTGAAGGTGGTTGCTACGCCAAGGTGATTGATTTAACCCACAAGAAGGAACCCGAAATTTACGATGCTATTCGCTACGGTGCCATTGTAGAAAATACCCGATTTCATACCGGCACCCGAGAAGTGGATTACGCCAACATTTCTGTTACACAGAATACGCGGACATCCTACCCTATTCATCATATTGATAATGCCTTAACTCCTTCCACCGGAAGTATTCCTAATAATATTTTCTTCTTGACTTGCGATGCTTTTGGGGTGCTGCCGCCAATTTCCCGGTTAAGCAAGGGGCAAGCAATGTACCACTTTATTTCGGGTTACACGGCTAAAGTGGCGGGTACTGAGGAGGGGGTGAAGGAGCCTCAAACTACCTTCAGTGCCTGCTTTGGGGCTCCGTTTTTACCGCTACACCCTACCGTTTACGCCCGAATGCTGGGTGAGAAGATGGATGAAAGCCAAGTGAATATCTGGCTAGTAAATACTGGCTGGTCAGGTGGTGCCTACGGAGTAGGGGAGCGAATCAGGCTATCGTATACCCGAGCTATGATTACCGCAGCGTTGAACGGCGACCTAAATCAAGTAGGCTTTCGGAAACATACCATTTTTGGAGTAGAAATTCCGAACTCTTGCCCGGGAGTGCCGCATAAAGTACTAAGTCCCAGGGTAATGTGGAACGATGATGAAGTTTTTTATCAAACCAGTAACCGTCTGGCGCAAGCGTTTATAGATAATTTTGCTCAATACCAAGAATACGCCGACGACGAAATTATGTCAGGAGCTCCCCATCTTCATAATGAATAATGAATGATGATGAATGCCGCCGTGGAACGGAGCAATTAGCAAATTTACGAGTTCTGAGTTTGGAAAAGCAGTGCATCAAAAATAAATTCCGGTCTCCGGTCTCCGGTCTCCGGTCTCCGGTCTCCGGTCTCCGGTCTCCGGTCTCTATCTTTTCAACCACGTTCCGCAGCAGCCCAAAACCTAACCCCTAACCCCCAACAAAATGAATGTATATCCAATAAAAACCGAAGCCAATTCTTCTCAGCAGCTAGGTCAGCCCGTTGGGGTGACGCTGGATAGATTTATTAAGCGAAAGGAAGGTGAGTTCCCTTATGCTAGTGGTGAGCTTTCTCAGCTCCTGCGGGATATTGCTTTGGCAGCGAAAATTGTTCACAAAGAGATCAGCCGTTCGGGATTACTCGGGATTGAAGGAGCCTTTGGACGAGAGAATGTGCAGGGGGAATCTCAGCAAAAGCTAGACGTAATTGCGAACATCCGCTTTACCCGCGCATTTCGCAATGGGGGAGAAGTCTGCGCCATGATTTCGGAAGAAGACGAATTACTCATTCCTATGAATCAGGATGCTAGCTACATTGTCGCTATTGATCCGCTCGATGGTTCGTCTAACATCGACGCTAATGTTTCTATCGGGACCATTTTTTCTATCTATCGACGTAAGTCTCGCCGAGGTACGAAGGTGAAGAACGAAGACTTGCTACAGGCCGGAAGTGAGCAAGTAGCAGCGGGCTACGTACTCTATGGGTCATCTACCATGCTGGTGTATACCACGGGCTGCGGAGTGAATGGGTTTACCTACGAACCCTCACTGGGTGAATTCTTTCTATCGCATCCAGATATTAAAACTCCCAAAGATGGAAAGTTGTATTCCATTAATGAAGGCAACTACCATCAGTTCGACCGGGGCATCCAGGAATACATCAAGTTTTGCTACCGACGGGAAATGTCATCACGGTATATTGGTTCGCTAGTTGCGGACTTTCACCGGAATCTGTTGAAGGGGGGCGTTTATCTGTATCCACCTACCCGTACGAACCCTGACGGTAAACTTCGCCTCATCTACGAGTGCAATGCGCTGGCATTTATTGTAGAGCAGGCAGGCGGACAAGCCACAGATGGTAAACGCCGGATACTAGATTTGCAGCCCAACTGTCTGCACGAGCGAACGCCTCTCTTCATTGGCTCCGAACTGCTGGTGAATGCTCTCAAAAATTGCCTGATCACTGATCTACGGCCTACCGGAAGCTAAGCTCGCGAGATTTCTTTTTATAACTGCGTAACGTTAGTTTATAATTTACTTGCAACCCCGATTTCTTCTAGATCAGATTTAAGTCTGTCTATATCTTGTAAATCGGGATTTAACTCATTCACTACCCCCTCAGTAATGGGCTGTTGATTATAGATGGATTTAAGCGATTCTAAATCTAATTCGTCTAATTCGTAGTACTCTATTGCCCAATCCCGGTAGGTAACTGGATCGCCATCTAGTAATGCCAACAGGTCTTTGGAACCATCAGAATAATCGTCTTCGGGAAAGGTAATATCTCCAATCGCCCATTCACGATCATCACGACTCGCCCAAATACAAAAAGTGGTTCCTATACTTCGGACGGGTTCTCCAAATATAAATTCTTGAAATGCCTGGGGCAATCCACTAGTTACCCCGCTCCAAATATGTTGAATGCGTTCAGTCTTTGGCGGTGTTTTTCTGCCAATTATTCTTTGAAATAAGCTTTTCTTCTCCTCAGTTTCAAGCTGTTGCCAGCCATTCATAGAACTCTCATGGGCAAATCCATTGATTACCGTTCCCTGGGGACTAAAAAGAATGAGCATTTGATCTCCTTGACCGTTTCTTATTTCACAACACTCTTCCTTTTCACTCCACTGCTTTTGATAAGAAAAATATCTGTCCTCCCATTCAGGGCATAATATTGCTTCAATCGCTGATATTGACTTGCATATTCGTTGCAGTTCAGTCGGATTGGGTAAAGCATCCAAATTCTTTGTGGAAGGTCTTTGCATAACTATTCTTATCAATTAATGGAATAACATCGCTATAAAATACGTATCGTAACGAGAGAGAGTTTATAAGAAAAATTTCTATTACCCCAGTAGTTGCCGATAGGTACGAACACCTCGTTGTTCGGCTTGCGCTAGTAGTTTTAACAAAAGTTGGGCGGTGAGTAAGGCATCGCCGGCGGCAGTGTGCCGATCATTAGGAGCAATATCAAAACGTTGACAAAGGTGATCCAGGCTGTAGTGAGCTGGGTTTTGGGCTTCGGGTATGGTATTAAAGCGATCAAGGCGTTGAGCCAGTTGGGCGGTATCTAGTACCGTATTACGGAGTCGCACTTTGTACTGACCGAAATGACGGCGGAGTGCCTCATTGATAATCTGCTGGTCGAAAGCAGCGTGGTGGGCTACTAGAACCGAGTTCTCAATAAATAATAACCATCTTTGTAATACTTCCACTTCTGAAATACCATCGGCCAGAAAATTCTGAGTGATACCGTGTACCGCCACTTGTGCGGAAATATCTACATCTTGGTGCCGAAGGGTAAACTCCAGGCTTTGATCAACCCAAATGGCTCGCTGCTGTACTATTACTGCTCCTAATGATAGCCAAGTATCTTTCTGTGGGTTAAGTCCGGTAGTCTCGGTATCAAATACCACAAAGCGGATTTCCCGAATAGACTGTTTAGTATCGAGCTTAGCCCGACTCGCTCGTTGGTACTGGACAATGAAGTCGGGTGGGGGAGTAGCTGGGAGGGATGAACGACGGAACCACTTCATCGGCGAAAGTAGTCTAACTGGAAATGATGACGTAGCACTTGTTGAACATCTCGGATTATCCCAAAGATAGATCGAAGCATTTCGCGTTCTAAGTGGCTTAATGCTGCTGGGTCAATGTAACGACCTGAATCATGTTGGCGAAAGCCTTCCCTCGCTCGAAGTTGCATCAGTTCGTTGTAAGCATTAACCGCTTCTTGGTAGAGTGTAGCGCGAGACGCATCAGTAGCTGCTACTTGTTCTAAGCGTTGTTGAGTGTTACTGGTATTGAGTACTTGGGCTTCGTAAGCCAATACTCGGGCAGCATCAATGAGTGGCATCATCGCCCGTCGTTTAATATCGAAACTATCTTTGTGCTCTCCGCCCTTTTCTACCATAAATTTTCGGAAGAAACTCAGCGGGGGTGGGTTGAGTAGCGCGTTATTGGCCATATGATGCATAAATAGTGATCGGGTTTCCATTTGGCTAAAAATAAACTCCCGAAGATTATTAGCTAAAGTAACCTCTCCGGCAGTAGCCCGAAAGTCAAAGAAGATAGCGGCGTGCAGCAAAGCCTCAGTGTCAGGCACTTGAATCCAGTGACCGAATTGCTTTTTCCAATCACTCAATGACATACACCACCGGGGGTTGCTCGCCATCATATCGGCTGGGCAAGGGGCAAAGCCACATTCTTGTAATGTATTTACTACCCGCTTAGCTAACTCCAGGTAATACGCACAGGTACTTACTGCCATTTCTCCTGAGGGATCTTCGTACACCAGCGCACTATCTTGGTCGGTGCGAAGTAACTGCTCTCCTCGGCCTTCACTGCCCAGAGAGAGCCAACAGAAACAAGCTCTTGGCTTAGAAAAACCCTCCTCGGCTAAAGCCACTTCTGCCCAAGCCACACTCTTAGCAATAAGCGTATCGTTAATAACCGTAATAAGAGAAGCTACCGTACGAATAGCTACGCCCTGCTTAATCTGCTGCTGTACCATCATTTCGGCTCGTTCGCGCACGTCGATAAGGGCAGCAATATTCTCCGCCTTATGCACTTCTCGCTGAATAATGGCCGGATTATTTTCCTGAAGTAGGAGCAAATCGTGATTGGTTACCATTCCCACGGCTGGGCTATCCGTTGTGCCATCTTCAGTAATGCATATGTGGTGAACATTGTGTTGCATCATGCGGACGAGCACCTCGGCTACGCTCTGATGTTGCCCGGCAGTAACAACGGGTTGGCTCATCACATCGGATACCGGAGTCTCTAGTGGAACTTTTCCAGTTGCAACCCAGTCGCGTAGATCAGTATCGGTTACAATGCCGATGGGGTGTTGTTGAGCACTGCTAATGACGATGGAACCTACTCGCCAGCCTGACATTTGCTGAGCTGCGTATTGTAAACTTTCGTTAGCAGAGCAGGTCAGTAATTGCTGAAACGAGGTGCGGGGAAACGGCTGGGCAAGCGGATCGGTAAAACCGGGAGCACTATCGGCAGAGAAGGCCAATTTATCTTTGGTGGCCGATGCGGTAGTTTGGTGAGCCAGCCCTGCTGCAAAGAATAACGCCACCTGAGGGTTATCAGTAAGAGCCGGGCGAAACTGCTCTACGGGAATAGCGTAGAGCAACGTTTCTTCTTGGGGCTGGGCACTGAGTGCATAGTTTTGCTGAGTGATGAGAGAACGTACTCCAAACACGTCACCCTCCCCGCAGCGGTCAACCAATTCGTTTTTTTGCAATAGGTTCACGGCCCCTTGCTTTACCATAAAAAAGTGGGTGGCCGGCGAATCTCCTTCCTGAAAAATAATCTCCTCAGGTTGGTAGTACCGAATTTGCGTTAGACTAGCTAATTTCTTCACTAAATCGATTGAGCAGTAGCTGAACGGAGGATGTTCTTTAAGAAACTCATAGACCCGAAGTTGAATAGTGTTAGACGGCATAAGGCGGCGTAGTAGTAACTGTTCTAGAAAGTAGTATAAAAAGGGTAAAGCTGCAAAGCAACTCTCTACTTATCTTCTTACATTTGGTCAGTAAATCTACGCTCTATGATTCCGCAGGAAGTTATCGATGAAATCAAGTCGCGCACCGATGTGTTAGAGGTAGTCGGTGACTACGTGAACCTGAAAAAGAACGGGAGTAATTTTCGGGGCTACAGTCCTTTTAACAATGAGCGTACGCCGTCTTTCTACGTAGTGCCCTCCAAGGGTTTTTTTAAGGATTTTAGCTCCGGCAAAGCCGGTGATGCTATTACCTTTTTAATGGATGCTGAGGGGATGAGCTACGTAGAGGCAATCAAGCACCTGGCTAAAAAGTACGGCATTGATATTCCCGAAGAAGAAGCAACCGATGAAGAGCTAGAGGCTCGTAACGAACGCGATAGCGTGTTCATTGTGATGAAATACGCAGCGGAGTACTTCCAGAAGAATTTGTGGAAACACGAAGAAGGGAAGAGTATTGGCTTAACCTACTTGCGTGAGCGGGGTTTTAGCGATGAGATTATTGAGACTTTTTCGCTGGGCTATAGTCTTGATCAGTGGGACGGACTGATGCAGTCGGCTCTGAAGAAGGGCTATCAAAAAGAATATCTGGCCAAAGCCGGGCTGATTATCCAGAAAGAAGAGAGTAATAAAGAATATGATCGCTTTCGGGGACGGGTAATGTTTCCGGTACACAATATTTCCGGGCGGGTGCTGGCCTTTGGCGCGCGAGTGCTCGGTAAGGCCGATAAGCAGCGGAATGCCGCCCAACCCAAGTACATTAACTCGCCCGAAACGCTGATCTATCACAAATCTGATGTGCTCTACGGGTTGTACCAAGCCAAGCAGTACATCCGGCAGGAAGATAATTGCTATCTGGTAGAAGGCTACACTGATGTTATCGCCCTCTATCAGGCCGGAGT
This region of Tunicatimonas pelagia genomic DNA includes:
- a CDS encoding helix-turn-helix domain-containing protein — protein: MIDEQSSLKFIFGLKVRELRLENDLSFQELSAATGLSVSYLSEIEKGKKYPKGDKILQLAQALGVEYDQLVSLRVSKRLAPIVRVMQSEFFREFPLEMFGLDAQKIIELISAAPEKINAFLSTLLQLARNYEMRTEQFYGVALRAYQDLYDNYFPDIEASVAQFRVEYSFPTAVPVVSQSLEIALKEHFGVQIDRTELTQHPILQHVRSLYHTKRKLLLINQRLTRAQENFLMARELAFQYLAIEERPQETPPQAPGTFEELLNNYRASYFAAALLMEKKVVIQDVTRFARLRKWNEAVLLQFLKKYEATPEMLFQRLTNILPTYFGIKNVFFLRFVGTDNFSNYELTKELHLSQFHSPHANQLNEHYCHRWISINIIKALRSQQRLQPNHHVMAGTQISKYWKTANQYLCLSIAKSNESNPDESISVTVGFLIDSKLKKQIQFLSDPNLVTKTVHTTCERCAIADCQVRMAPPIVIEKEKRRAAVQKELDRIMDND
- the aceB gene encoding malate synthase A gives rise to the protein MQETVENTTHEAMTITANITNAYAEILTSEATEFLVQLHRQFDAERQSLLAKREERQAAIDAGTLPDFLSETKEIRESDWTVAKLPEDLLDRRVEITGPVDRKMIINALNSGANMFMADLEDSNSPSWKNIIEGQINLRDAVRRTISFTNPKNGKEYSLNDEVATLLVRPRGWHLLEKNILVDCEPMSGSLVDFGLYFFHNAKYLLENGSGPYFYLPKMESHLEARLWNKVFVFAQDHLNIPQGSIKATVLIETILASFELHEILYELREHSAGLNCGRWDYIFSFIKRFRNRPGFVLPDRSQVTMSVSFMRAYSLLVIQTCHRRGVHAMGGMAAQIPIKNDEEANQRAIEKVRQDKLTEVQNGHDGTWVAHPGLVSVAKEIFDEHMPTENQIGKKRDDLTIQATDLIELPEGTITENGLRMNINVGILYVESWLRGNGAAAIYHLMEDAATAEISRTQIWQWIKNEAKLDDGRTITYELYEQLKAEELEEIKDYLGKEAYHQGRFPEAIDIFDRLVYSKDFIEFLTVPAYELI
- the aceA gene encoding isocitrate lyase, which encodes METSNTPNLLQDWTTNPRWKGIERPYTAEDVLKLRGSVNIEYTLARNGAEKFWKKLTSQPFIAGLGALTGNQAVQEVTAGLEAIYLSGWQVAADANLAGEMYPDQSLYPANSVPSVVKRINNALLRRDQIQSVTGESDIDWMVPIIADAEAGFGGNLNAFELMKSLIEAGAAAAHYEDQLSSAKKCGHLGGKVLVPTQEAINKLVAARLAADVMGVPTVLIARTDADAATLITSNIDESDHRFITGERTSEGFFHVNNGIEQGIARGLSYAPYSDLIWMETSNPDLGYAREFAEAIHEKYPGKMLAYNCSPSFNWAANLSQAEMETFREELAEMGYKFQFITLAGFHALNTSMFELSKAYRERGMAGYSALQEREFALQGDGFRAVKHQAFVGTGYFDAIQNLVQGGKSSTTAMEGSTETAQFTQ
- the pckA gene encoding phosphoenolpyruvate carboxykinase (ATP), with protein sequence MNSPSVKANRDVSLIERIPPINLRYQLSPTELVEEALENKEGQLTSTGALMCDTGQFTGRSPKDRYLVKDAITENEVWWGDINQPFDPDKFDSLQQRMVKELQNKKVYVRDAYACAESAYQLNIRVFTTQAWHNLFCYNMFLRPTESELQAFVPEFTIIHIPEFKANPETDGTRQENFAIINLKKNMILIGGTGYAGEIKKGIFSVLNFRLPLREKVLSMHCSANQGKKGDTALFFGLSGTGKTTLSADPDRNLIGDDEHGWAEDSIFNFEGGCYAKVIDLTHKKEPEIYDAIRYGAIVENTRFHTGTREVDYANISVTQNTRTSYPIHHIDNALTPSTGSIPNNIFFLTCDAFGVLPPISRLSKGQAMYHFISGYTAKVAGTEEGVKEPQTTFSACFGAPFLPLHPTVYARMLGEKMDESQVNIWLVNTGWSGGAYGVGERIRLSYTRAMITAALNGDLNQVGFRKHTIFGVEIPNSCPGVPHKVLSPRVMWNDDEVFYQTSNRLAQAFIDNFAQYQEYADDEIMSGAPHLHNE
- the fbp gene encoding class 1 fructose-bisphosphatase: MNVYPIKTEANSSQQLGQPVGVTLDRFIKRKEGEFPYASGELSQLLRDIALAAKIVHKEISRSGLLGIEGAFGRENVQGESQQKLDVIANIRFTRAFRNGGEVCAMISEEDELLIPMNQDASYIVAIDPLDGSSNIDANVSIGTIFSIYRRKSRRGTKVKNEDLLQAGSEQVAAGYVLYGSSTMLVYTTGCGVNGFTYEPSLGEFFLSHPDIKTPKDGKLYSINEGNYHQFDRGIQEYIKFCYRREMSSRYIGSLVADFHRNLLKGGVYLYPPTRTNPDGKLRLIYECNALAFIVEQAGGQATDGKRRILDLQPNCLHERTPLFIGSELLVNALKNCLITDLRPTGS
- a CDS encoding 3'-5' exonuclease, giving the protein MKWFRRSSLPATPPPDFIVQYQRASRAKLDTKQSIREIRFVVFDTETTGLNPQKDTWLSLGAVIVQQRAIWVDQSLEFTLRHQDVDISAQVAVHGITQNFLADGISEVEVLQRWLLFIENSVLVAHHAAFDQQIINEALRRHFGQYKVRLRNTVLDTAQLAQRLDRFNTIPEAQNPAHYSLDHLCQRFDIAPNDRHTAAGDALLTAQLLLKLLAQAEQRGVRTYRQLLG
- a CDS encoding DUF294 nucleotidyltransferase-like domain-containing protein; the encoded protein is MPSNTIQLRVYEFLKEHPPFSYCSIDLVKKLASLTQIRYYQPEEIIFQEGDSPATHFFMVKQGAVNLLQKNELVDRCGEGDVFGVRSLITQQNYALSAQPQEETLLYAIPVEQFRPALTDNPQVALFFAAGLAHQTTASATKDKLAFSADSAPGFTDPLAQPFPRTSFQQLLTCSANESLQYAAQQMSGWRVGSIVISSAQQHPIGIVTDTDLRDWVATGKVPLETPVSDVMSQPVVTAGQHQSVAEVLVRMMQHNVHHICITEDGTTDSPAVGMVTNHDLLLLQENNPAIIQREVHKAENIAALIDVRERAEMMVQQQIKQGVAIRTVASLITVINDTLIAKSVAWAEVALAEEGFSKPRACFCWLSLGSEGRGEQLLRTDQDSALVYEDPSGEMAVSTCAYYLELAKRVVNTLQECGFAPCPADMMASNPRWCMSLSDWKKQFGHWIQVPDTEALLHAAIFFDFRATAGEVTLANNLREFIFSQMETRSLFMHHMANNALLNPPPLSFFRKFMVEKGGEHKDSFDIKRRAMMPLIDAARVLAYEAQVLNTSNTQQRLEQVAATDASRATLYQEAVNAYNELMQLRAREGFRQHDSGRYIDPAALSHLEREMLRSIFGIIRDVQQVLRHHFQLDYFRR